One Streptomyces umbrinus genomic window, GTGATGCCAAGTAGACCGGATCCTTGTGCCCGTCCGGCTTGGCGACCACAAGCGTCGCGCCGACCATCAGAGGCCAGAAGAACTCCCACACGGATACATCGAAGCTGGACGGAGTCTTCTGCAGGACCCGGTCCCTGGGCTCGAGGGCGAACTGTCGCTGCATCCACAGGAGACGGTTCAGAATCCCCGCGTGGGTGATCTTCACCCCCTTGGGGCGGCCGGTCGAACCGGAGGTGTAGAGGATGTAGGCCAAATCGTCCGGCATCGGTCCGGGAAAAGGCGGCACATCGCCATCGGCGGCCAGCTCGTCCATCAACGTGGTATAAGACTCGGGCGTCAGCAGGAATCCCGGATCGGCGTCGGACAACACCGCTTCTGTCCGAGAAGGCGGATCGCCCGGATCCAGGGGAAGGTAGGCCGCGCCCGCAAGCTGAACCGCGTGAACCGCGATCACCAGTTTGCAGCAGCGAGGCATCGCGATGGCCACCAGCGCGCCACGATCGATCCCTCGTCTCTGCAGTGCCCGTGCCAGGCGCCGGACCTTGGTGCGGAGTTCCGCGTACGACACGCGTGTGTCCCCGCAGACCAGTGCCGTGCGCTCCGGGGTGAGCCCTGCCTGTGCCTCGAAGGCATCGGGCAAGGTCATAGTCGGCAGCGACTCCTCATCGCCATTCCACACATCCAGCAGCCGCTGTCGTTGAGCTGCTGGGAGCACCTCCAAATCAGTGATGGCCCGTTCGGGGTCCTCGACTGCAGACTCCAGCACACGCAGCAGGGCGGCAACGAGGCTCTCAACTGTGGACCGGTCAAACAGATCGACCGTGTATTCGACGGAGCCAGTCAGGCCGGCCGGCCGATGGTCCTCTGTTCTCTGCTCCGTGAAGTACACGGAGAGGTCGAACTTCGCGGTGCTCGAAAGCACCGGCTCGGGCGCAACCGCCACACCATCAAGACGCAGCTCGGCCTCAGGGTTGTTCTGCAGGAGCAGAAACACCTGAAAGAGGGGATGCCGGGCGCTGTCCCGAGTGGGCCTCAGGTGTTCGATGAGGCTCTGGAAGGGAACGTCCTGGTGCTCAAATGCCGCCAAATCGAGATCCCGGACGCGGGTGAGCAGCTCGCTGAAAGATGGGTCACCGGACGTGTCGGTGCGGAGCACGATCGTGTTGACGAAGAACCCGACCAGATCGTCGAGTTCGGAAGTGTTTCGGCCGGACACGGCCGAACCGATGGGCAAATCCGTCCCCGCGCCGATTCTGGTGAGGAGTGTCGCCAAGCCGGCGTGCAGCACCATGAAGAGCGTCATATCGTTGGCACGCGCCACCTTGACCAGGCGCGAGTGCAGCGCCGCCCCGATCGAAAACGGCACTGTGCCGCCCGCGTAGGTGGGCTCTGCCGGACGCTTACGAGCCGTAGGAAGCGGTAGTTCCTCTGGAGCACCCTTCATAGTCTCGCGCCAGAAGGCAAGCTGCCTGGAGAGCGGACTCAGCGGGTCGGAGGCGCGGCCGAGCAGCTCCCTCTGCCACACCGAGTAATCCAAGTACCGCACTGGAAGGGGCTTCCAGTGCGGACGGCGGCCCACCGTGCGCGCTGTATAGGCGGAACCGAGGTCGGCGATCAGAGGCTGCATCGACCAGCCATCGCACGCTATGTGATGGACAGTCAGTACAAGGACGTGCTCGTTCGGAGCGAGGCGCAGGAGCACGCAGTGCACCGGAAGCCCGGCGTCTAGCCGGAACACGCCGCCAGCGGCTTCCGCTATGCGCCGGGACACTTCATCCGCGCCGCAGGTGACGACCTCGAGCACGGGTGTTGCCCGCTCGGCCGGGAGGACGCGCTGGACGGCATCGCCGTCATGCACCTCGTACACCGTTCGGAGGGTTTCGTGCCGGGCCACCACGTAGCCCAGAGCGGCCCGAAGCGCCTCGATGTCGAGCTCACCGCGCAGCCGGAACGCCTCCGTCACGTTGTACGTGGAGCTCGGCCCCTCCAGTTGGCCGAGAAGCCACATGCGCTGCTGGGCGAACGACAGCGGTGCGACATCTCCGCGCACAACCGGTCCGAGCCGAGGCTCAGTGGGATCCGTTCCATCATGCGATGCGATCTGTTCCAGCAGCCCAGCGACCGTGGGCGAACGGAACAGGTCGCGCAACGCCAGGTCCACACCGAACTCCGACCGTACGCGACTGATCAGCCTTGCTGCCAGCAGGGACTGGCCGCCGAGTTCGAAGAAGTCGTCTTCGGTTCCCACCCCGGCCAAGCCGAGCAGGTCGGCAAAGATGCGGCGGAGGCGCTCCTCGTCCGACTCCGTGAAAGCTTTCCAGGCCGATTTTCGATGCGGGACCTCCGAACGCTCCTCACTTTGCCGATCCCCCTCATCGGGTGCCGCAGCCAGTACCGCCTCCGGCACGGGAATCTTCCTTGACCCGGTTCCGTCTGTCTCGACGTATTGAAGGCATGCTGCCCAGGAGTCGTCTGTATAGACGGCGTGCCAGCCCACCGGAACTGCGAATCCTGTCGGCCAGAGTGAGTAGTCACCCTGTCTATTTGCGAGTACCGAGTACTTTATGTCTTCCTTCTCAAACGGGCTAGGCATTGCCTCGCTCCATCAGTGAACGCCGAAATTTATCAAGGAATACCCTAGTCTCCTGAAGGAATTGTGCTTCGCCCTCGTTGCTCAACCCATCCATCTCCTTGCGCAAGCTCAGCTGGCAGCACAACAGGTCGTTCGATCTTCCTGTCTGGAAATAGAGCGGATATCCGAGATCCCGTCCATCGGATCGAACCTGGATTTCACTCTCATGACTGGTGTATCCGCCCGCGGCCGGCATCGCCGGGCTCTGATCGAAATTGAAGATGTAGTCGAAGCCGTCGCCGTTGCCGTAACGTCCGTACTTCTGCGCGAGCGGCTCCACGTCGTCGACGTCGAATGAACCGTGCCGATAGGCCAGCAATGTCTTCCAGTAGACCTGGCGGGCAAACGTATCGAAGTCGCTCTTCCCGTCCACCTCGGCCAGGTAGGGAACCAGCTGGTTCTGCGAAGCCACCAGGGTTCGGGACGCGGGATCGTTCCGGTTCCCCGCCATCAGCCCGATCAGAAGGCGTTCCTCGCCCGTCTGCTCGGCAAGTGTTTCGCACAGTACGGCGAGGAGGACACTGTGCAGGGAGATATCGAGTCGGTCCGCGAGGGCGTTGGCAGCGTGGAGTGCGGGCGCCGATCGCAGAGTGCCGGAGAACATTGCCGCTCGGGGGCCGGCAGGCGGGAGAGGAGGAGGCGCTGCCTTCAGGGTCCTTCGCCAGTGCTCGACCGCGGTGGCTCTGCGTGCGGCCCATGCTTTGGACTGCTGGGTCTCCGCAACGGCGCGGGGTGTAGCGGCCGCCGCTTCGAAGGGCCTACCCGCGAGAAGCGAGCACAGGTCGTCGTGGAGGAGCCCGAGCGACACACGGTCGGCTGCCATGTGATGAACGCTCAAGCAGAGATGGTGCGGCTTACCGTCCTGGCAGAGGGCCACCGCGCGCCAGAGGAAGTCGGACGCCAGATCGAAGGGCTGGGAGGCGAGACCTGCCGCCACCTCTGCCGCCTTCTGCTCCGCTTCCCCGCCAACCTCCAGCGGCTCCAGGCGGATGAGACCGGAGGCCCAGACCTCCTGCTCGATGCCGCGCGGTCCCGACCTGCGGAATTTGGTCCGAAGCGACTCATGCCGCTCCGCCAAGAGGGAGAGAGCTGTCTCCAGGTCGGCCACTGAGTGTGCTCCGGGTAGCGCCCAAGATCGATGGAGATTCGCCACGCTGAGTTTCTCAGAGCTCAGGCCTTGAATGGATCTCCAGAGTGACAGCTGGCCGAATGTCAGAGGAGCGACAGCGATGATGGACAT contains:
- a CDS encoding non-ribosomal peptide synthetase; the protein is MPEAVLAAAPDEGDRQSEERSEVPHRKSAWKAFTESDEERLRRIFADLLGLAGVGTEDDFFELGGQSLLAARLISRVRSEFGVDLALRDLFRSPTVAGLLEQIASHDGTDPTEPRLGPVVRGDVAPLSFAQQRMWLLGQLEGPSSTYNVTEAFRLRGELDIEALRAALGYVVARHETLRTVYEVHDGDAVQRVLPAERATPVLEVVTCGADEVSRRIAEAAGGVFRLDAGLPVHCVLLRLAPNEHVLVLTVHHIACDGWSMQPLIADLGSAYTARTVGRRPHWKPLPVRYLDYSVWQRELLGRASDPLSPLSRQLAFWRETMKGAPEELPLPTARKRPAEPTYAGGTVPFSIGAALHSRLVKVARANDMTLFMVLHAGLATLLTRIGAGTDLPIGSAVSGRNTSELDDLVGFFVNTIVLRTDTSGDPSFSELLTRVRDLDLAAFEHQDVPFQSLIEHLRPTRDSARHPLFQVFLLLQNNPEAELRLDGVAVAPEPVLSSTAKFDLSVYFTEQRTEDHRPAGLTGSVEYTVDLFDRSTVESLVAALLRVLESAVEDPERAITDLEVLPAAQRQRLLDVWNGDEESLPTMTLPDAFEAQAGLTPERTALVCGDTRVSYAELRTKVRRLARALQRRGIDRGALVAIAMPRCCKLVIAVHAVQLAGAAYLPLDPGDPPSRTEAVLSDADPGFLLTPESYTTLMDELAADGDVPPFPGPMPDDLAYILYTSGSTGRPKGVKITHAGILNRLLWMQRQFALEPRDRVLQKTPSSFDVSVWEFFWPLMVGATLVVAKPDGHKDPVYLASLIEREQVTTIHFVPSMLDVFLRSSDASRSRTLCRVICSGEALSGSLARRFFQLFDAELHNLYGPTEAAVDVTHWRCLPEDDGITVPIGRPITNTQVYVLDEKLHPTLPGVVGELYLAGVQLAQGYLNRAGLTAERFVANPFGPHGARMYRTGDLARSTVDGVIEYTGRADDQLKIRGVRVEPGEIESVLAEEDAVDQAAVTVREDRPGDQRLIAYVVPAAATQVDLSALRARTSEVLPSTLVPAMFVIVPQLPLTSSGKLDRRALPAPVQAAPDGERRLPRFRSEEVLAGLFADVLRLSEVGVDENFFELGGHSLLAVGLVDRIRSELGMELGLGSLYRNPTVEGLAALLGRVEQTGATDSLTADCFSALDTLLPLRTTGSKLPLFCIHPAAGIGWSYAGLLPHLDVPLYALQASMLSNMESSPESIESISNEYVELIRAVQERGPYRLLGWSFGAGVAHEISVQLRAAGEQVSLLAVLDGYPADIADTQTGLAADSPEALQALLASLGIALGPGEAEKPLRMQDFIALAKREDSPLQRMSDMDLRAIARVFVEHMSLTGTLSRGVHDGGMLLFVATREKPDTSPAPESWRRYISGQIDVHRIPCAHGSMLRGAALEQIAAVLNERLSLE
- a CDS encoding condensation domain-containing protein; translated protein: MSIIAVAPLTFGQLSLWRSIQGLSSEKLSVANLHRSWALPGAHSVADLETALSLLAERHESLRTKFRRSGPRGIEQEVWASGLIRLEPLEVGGEAEQKAAEVAAGLASQPFDLASDFLWRAVALCQDGKPHHLCLSVHHMAADRVSLGLLHDDLCSLLAGRPFEAAAATPRAVAETQQSKAWAARRATAVEHWRRTLKAAPPPLPPAGPRAAMFSGTLRSAPALHAANALADRLDISLHSVLLAVLCETLAEQTGEERLLIGLMAGNRNDPASRTLVASQNQLVPYLAEVDGKSDFDTFARQVYWKTLLAYRHGSFDVDDVEPLAQKYGRYGNGDGFDYIFNFDQSPAMPAAGGYTSHESEIQVRSDGRDLGYPLYFQTGRSNDLLCCQLSLRKEMDGLSNEGEAQFLQETRVFLDKFRRSLMERGNA